The following proteins are encoded in a genomic region of Acetobacter oryzoeni:
- the dnaJ gene encoding molecular chaperone DnaJ, translating to MATQLDYYAILEVSRTATADEIKKSYRKLAMKYHPDRNPGDDAAEAKFKEINQAYDILKDEQKRAAYDQYGHAAFEGGGPGPGGFDFGGGFGGGGLGDIFEQMFGDMMGGRRGGRARTGNDIQTHVEITLEEAFTGVKKDVRVITRVACESCHGTGSNDGASGVEVCPSCHGAGKVRAQQGFFVVERPCPTCHGAGKVVKNPCKVCHGEGTVEKERTVEVQIPAGVEDGTRIRLSGEGEAGGNGVPPGDLYIHVSVAEHGIFQRDGANIYCRVPLRMAQAALGTEIEVPVIDGSRTKVKIPAGTQTGAHFRLRGKGFSVLRSTARGDMYIQVTVETPQNLSKRQRELLEEFEKEAGEDVKQSPEHTGFFRRVRDFFEGKE from the coding sequence ATGGCCACTCAGCTCGATTACTACGCAATTCTTGAGGTTTCCCGAACAGCCACGGCTGATGAAATCAAGAAATCCTATCGCAAGCTGGCCATGAAGTATCATCCCGATCGGAACCCGGGGGATGATGCAGCAGAAGCCAAGTTCAAAGAAATCAACCAAGCCTACGATATCCTGAAGGACGAACAAAAACGCGCTGCGTATGACCAGTACGGCCATGCCGCGTTTGAAGGCGGTGGCCCTGGCCCCGGCGGGTTTGACTTTGGCGGTGGCTTTGGTGGCGGTGGTCTGGGCGATATTTTCGAACAGATGTTTGGTGACATGATGGGCGGTCGCCGTGGTGGCCGTGCACGCACTGGCAACGATATCCAGACCCATGTTGAAATCACGCTGGAAGAAGCTTTTACCGGCGTGAAGAAAGATGTGCGGGTCATTACCCGCGTGGCGTGCGAATCCTGTCACGGCACAGGTTCTAACGATGGCGCATCGGGCGTTGAAGTCTGCCCAAGCTGCCACGGTGCAGGCAAGGTGCGGGCGCAGCAGGGCTTTTTTGTTGTGGAACGCCCATGCCCAACCTGCCATGGCGCAGGCAAGGTGGTGAAAAACCCCTGCAAGGTTTGCCACGGCGAAGGCACAGTGGAAAAGGAACGCACGGTTGAAGTGCAGATTCCTGCCGGTGTGGAAGACGGCACGCGCATCCGTCTTTCTGGTGAAGGGGAAGCCGGAGGCAACGGTGTGCCGCCGGGTGATCTGTATATCCACGTTTCCGTTGCAGAACATGGCATTTTCCAGCGTGATGGTGCCAACATTTATTGCCGCGTGCCGTTGCGCATGGCGCAGGCTGCTTTGGGCACAGAAATTGAAGTGCCTGTTATTGATGGCTCCCGCACCAAGGTAAAAATTCCGGCCGGCACACAAACCGGTGCACATTTCCGCCTGCGCGGTAAAGGCTTCTCGGTTCTGCGCTCTACGGCCCGCGGCGATATGTACATTCAGGTTACGGTGGAAACGCCGCAAAACCTCAGCAAGCGCCAGCGTGAACTGTTGGAAGAATTTGAAAAAGAAGCCGGTGAGGATGTGAAGCAGAGCCCCGAACATACGGGCTTCTTCCGCCGCGTGCGGGACTTTTTTGAAGGGAAGGAATAA